The Vigna unguiculata cultivar IT97K-499-35 chromosome 6, ASM411807v1, whole genome shotgun sequence genome contains a region encoding:
- the LOC114187243 gene encoding linoleate 13S-lipoxygenase 2-1, chloroplastic-like, producing MEKGSGMSNMNPKLRTVKVTATVKRSDGGLLTNLVQGGVQGIEHIIGKTLVFELLSNDLDSKTKLEKKTIKGDAEKSNEENDEVQYEATFKLGEDFGKVGAVLVENEQSKEMFLKSIVLDGFPHGPLHVTCDSWLQPKDHVKRVFFIDKSYLPSQTPSGLRRLREEALKQLRGNGEGERKSSDRIYDYDVYNDLADPDSNLNLKRPVLGASKQYPYPRRCRTGRKHTHSDPSTEKRSSSFYVPRDDAFSDTKESQFKMNAITTGISAVLESLDAILTDQDLGFRSFEDIETIYKEGFHLPALKDSGLNFLQSVIPRLIKVANDSQNLLRFDTPETVKRDRFFWFSDEEFARETLAGANPQNIRLVKEWPLKSKLESQIYGPQESAFTAEVIEPQIIGYGTIKEAIREKKLYMLDYHDLFLPYVSKVREIEGTTLYGSRTLFFLTKQGTLKPIAIELTRPPMDGKPQWKQVFTPASHSISHSTNLWLWRLAKAHVLAHDAGTHELLNHWLRAHAVMEPFVIATNRQLSAMHPMYKLLHPHLRYTLAINAFAREILINANGIIEKSFSPNKYSMELSSVAYDQLWQFDLQALPNDLIDRGMAEVDPNAPHGLKLTIEDYPFANDGLLIWDAIKQWVSDYVNHYYSTPSIIQSDQELQAWWTEIRTVGHGDKSEEPWWPNLKTPEDLIDIITTIAWIASAHHAAVNFGQYTYAGYFPNRPNIIRNKMPTEDPSKEEWENFVNKPEQTLLESFPSQIQATTMMLVFNVLSYHSTDEEYIGQFMKPSWAQDPTIKVAFERFNRRLKEIEGIIDSRNKDSNLKNRHGVGVVPYELMKPFSEPGLTAKGIPYSVSI from the exons ATGGAGAAAGGTAGTGGCATGTCCAACATGAACCCTAAATTGAGGACTGTGAAGGTCACTGCGACCGTGAAGCGAAGTGATGGTGGACTCTTAACGAATCTTGTTCAAGGTGGTGTTCAAGGGATTGAACATATCATTGGGAAAACTCTTGTTTTCGAGCTTCTCAGCAATGATCTAGATTCAA AAACAAAGTTAGagaaaaagacaataaaagGTGATGCAGAGAAGagtaatgaagaaaatgatgagGTGCAGTATGAGGCGACATTTAAGTTAGGAGAAGATTTCGGAAAAGTGGGTGCTGTTTTGGTTGAGAATGAACAGAGCAAGGAGATGTTTTTGAAGAGTATAGTGTTGGATGGCTTCCCTCATGGCCCTCTGCATGTCACCTGTGATTCATGGCTTCAACCAAAGGATCATGTCAAGAGAGTATTCTTTATTGACAAG TCATATTTGCCATCACAAACACCAAGTGGATTGAGAAGGTTGAGAGAAGAAGCCTTGAAGCAATTAAGAGGAAATGGAGAAGGAGAACGCAAGAGCTCAGACAGAATATACGATTATGATGTCTACAATGATCTTGCAGATCCTGATTCTAACCTTAATCTCAAAAGACCTGTTCTTGGTGCCTCCAAACAATATCCATATCCAAGAAGGTGTCGTACTGGTCGAAAACACACTCATTCAG ATCCTTCTACtgagaagagaagttcaagctTCTACGTTCCTCGTGACGATGCATTTTCTGATACAAAAGAGTCACAGTTCAAAATGAACGCAATAACAACAGGAATCAGTGCAGTTTTAGAATCTTTAGATGCAATTCTGACTGACCAAGATCTTGGATTTAGAAGCTTCGAAGACATAGAGACGATCTACAAAGAAGGTTTTCACTTACCTGCTCTTAAAGACAGTGGTCTAAATTTCCTCCAAAGTGTTATTCCCAGGTTGATCAAGGTTGCTAATGATAGCCAGAATCTTCTGCGCTTTGATACCCCAGAAACAGTGAAGA GGGACAGATTCTTTTGGTTTTCAGATGAGGAATTTGCTAGAGAGACTTTGGCTGGTGCGAACCCACAAAACATCCGATTGGTGAAG GAATGGCCTCTGAAAAGTAAACTTGAATCCCAAATCTATGGTCCACAAGAATCAGCTTTCACAGCAGAAGTCATAGAGCCACAAATAATTGGTTATGGAACAATAAAAGAG GCCATTAGAGAGAAGAAGTTGTACATGTTAGACTATCATGATTTATTCTTACCATACGTAAGCAAAGTGAGAGAGATTGAGGGAACCACATTGTATGGATCAAGGACGCTATTCTTCCTCACCAAACAAGGCACATTGAAGCCAATAGCTATTGAACTCACAAGGCCACCTATGGATGGTAAGCCACAATGGAAGCAAGTCTTCACACCTGCTTCTCATTCAATTTCTCATTCAACCAATCTCTGGCTTTGGAGGCTTGCCAAAGCTCATGTTCTTGCTCATGATGCTGGTACTCATGAACTTCTAAATCATTG gttaAGAGCTCATGCTGTCATGGAACCATTTGTGATTGCAACAAATAGGCAACTTAGCGCCATGCATCCAATGTACAAACTACTGCATCCACATCTGAGATATACTCTTGCTATCAATGCATTTGCTCGTGAAATTCTTATCAATGCAAATGGGATCATTGAAAAATCATTTTCACCGAACAAATACTCAATGGAGTTAAGCTCAGTAGCATATGATCAACTTTGGCAGTTCGATTTGCAAGCACTTCCTAACGATCTTATTGATAG AGGAATGGCTGAAGTAGACCCTAATGCACCACATGGCCTAAAGCTAACAATTGAAGACTACCCTTTTGCCAATGATGGTCTTCTTATATGGGATGCCATAAAACAGTGGGTCAGTGACTATGTCAACCATTACTATTCAACCCCAAGCATCATACAATCCGACCAAGAGCTCCAAGCATGGTGGACAGAAATTAGGACAGTTGGTCATGGAGACAAATCTGAGGAACCATGGTGGCCTAATCTTAAAACACCAGAAGACCTTATTGATATCATCACTACCATAGCTTGGATAGCATCTGCTCATCATGCAGCTGTGAACTTTGGCCAATATACTTATGCGGGCTATTTTCCTAATCGACCTAACATTATAAGAAACAAAATGCCTACAGAAGACCCTTCAAAGGAAGAGTGGGAAAACTTTGTAAACAAACCTGAGCAAACTCTTTTGGAGAGTTTTCCATCACAAATCCAAGCAACAACAATGATGTTAGTTTTTAACGTGTTATCATACCATTCCACAGATGAAGAGTATATTGGGCAATTCATGAAGCCATCATGGGCTCAGGATCCAACCATAAAGGTTGCCTTTGAAAGGTTCAATAGGAGACTGAAGGAAATTGAAGGCATCATAGACTCAAGGAATAAAGATAGTAATTTGAAAAATAGGCATGGTGTTGGAGTAGTACCTTACGAGCTAATGAAACCATTTTCAGAACCTGGACTCACTGCGAAAGGAATTCCTTACAGTGTATCCATTTAA